The following are encoded together in the Oceanobacillus zhaokaii genome:
- a CDS encoding PadR family transcriptional regulator, protein MGDTNEHLEKLMQELRRGTITIAVLSQLSEPQYGYSLVTLLSEKGVQVEPGTLYPLLRRLEKQGILDSKWDTNEARPRKYYLLSETGKEVFDLLVVEWNSIVKSLNGVIEAKGDDSIGND, encoded by the coding sequence ATGGGCGATACAAATGAGCATTTAGAAAAGTTGATGCAGGAACTAAGGCGCGGAACAATCACGATTGCTGTACTTAGTCAGCTTTCAGAGCCGCAGTATGGCTATTCTCTTGTAACACTACTCAGTGAAAAGGGAGTGCAGGTTGAGCCAGGAACGCTATATCCGCTGCTAAGAAGACTGGAAAAGCAAGGAATACTTGATAGTAAATGGGACACGAATGAAGCGAGACCAAGGAAATATTATTTACTAAGTGAGACGGGGAAAGAAGTTTTTGATTTACTTGTAGTTGAATGGAACAGTATTGTAAAAAGCTTGAATGGCGTGATTGAAGCTAAAGGAGATGATTCAATTGGAAATGATTAA
- a CDS encoding GNAT family N-acetyltransferase codes for MIIIDNMKENDWEQVHDIFIEGINTGNATFEKEAPSWEAWNKKYLEDCRLVVRDGDKVIGWAALLSTSTQKAYHGVAELSIYLGSESKGRGIGTSLLIALIKMSEAHGFWTLQSGIFIENSASIHLHEKAGFRKVGVRKRVGKLNGVWRDVMLMERRSEVVGVD; via the coding sequence ATGATAATAATTGACAACATGAAGGAAAATGACTGGGAACAGGTACATGATATTTTCATTGAAGGTATAAATACTGGTAATGCAACGTTTGAAAAAGAAGCACCAAGCTGGGAAGCATGGAATAAGAAGTATTTAGAGGATTGCAGATTAGTAGTAAGGGATGGAGACAAGGTAATCGGTTGGGCTGCGTTGCTATCAACTTCTACCCAGAAAGCTTACCACGGTGTAGCGGAATTGAGTATTTACCTTGGTTCGGAAAGTAAGGGAAGAGGGATTGGTACGAGTTTATTAATCGCGTTAATCAAAATGAGTGAAGCACATGGATTTTGGACACTGCAATCAGGTATTTTCATTGAAAACAGTGCAAGTATTCACTTACATGAAAAAGCTGGATTTCGAAAAGTTGGGGTTCGGAAGCGGGTAGGAAAACTAAACGGAGTTTGGCGTGATGTCATGCTGATGGAGCGGAGAAGTGAAGTTGTTGGCGTTGATTAG
- a CDS encoding GntR family transcriptional regulator has product MILDTDGSKPIYVQIAEWIETEILKGNLKQDEKVYSQYSLAEMFTINPATAAKGLNLLSDENILYNKRGLGKFVTGEARELIMDKRKNQTLKGLLLEAAIEAKQLNVSDAELIQMLQGIMTNLKGDAK; this is encoded by the coding sequence TTGATACTTGATACGGATGGGTCTAAACCAATCTATGTACAAATTGCAGAGTGGATTGAGACAGAAATATTAAAAGGTAACTTAAAACAAGATGAGAAGGTATATTCGCAATACAGCCTTGCAGAAATGTTCACAATCAACCCGGCAACAGCTGCCAAGGGATTAAACCTTTTGTCGGATGAAAATATTCTCTATAACAAGCGAGGGCTTGGGAAATTTGTGACGGGCGAGGCTCGAGAGCTAATTATGGATAAACGAAAGAATCAAACGCTTAAGGGCTTGCTTTTGGAGGCAGCTATTGAAGCAAAACAACTGAATGTTAGTGATGCAGAGTTGATTCAGATGTTGCAAGGAATCATGACGAATCTTAAGGGGGATGCGAAGTGA
- a CDS encoding GNAT family N-acetyltransferase, which translates to MRLVKVEQKWQAEHEAYFKEWGSARMVPSSFNIAGYDTYEEYLEELEIRQRGIKNWVPNTNYFLINDNNGIVAMVNIRHTLNSYLYNIGGHIGYGVRPSERQKGYATIMLAEALKKCKDLKLKRVLITCDEDNIGSAKVILNNGGIEDEHFQDVDGSVIRRFWIEI; encoded by the coding sequence ATGAGGCTAGTAAAGGTAGAGCAGAAATGGCAGGCAGAGCATGAAGCCTATTTTAAAGAATGGGGCTCAGCACGTATGGTCCCTAGTAGTTTTAATATAGCTGGGTATGATACATATGAAGAATATTTAGAAGAACTTGAGATTCGTCAGCGAGGCATAAAAAATTGGGTGCCAAATACAAATTACTTTCTAATAAATGATAACAATGGAATCGTCGCGATGGTGAATATCCGTCATACATTAAATAGTTACTTATATAATATTGGTGGCCATATTGGTTATGGAGTTAGACCATCTGAACGGCAAAAGGGCTACGCAACCATTATGCTGGCCGAAGCATTAAAAAAATGTAAAGACTTAAAGCTTAAGCGTGTGCTTATCACTTGTGATGAAGATAATATAGGTTCTGCTAAAGTAATTTTGAATAATGGCGGAATTGAGGATGAACACTTTCAGGATGTGGATGGTAGCGTAATAAGAAGATTTTGGATTGAAATATAA
- a CDS encoding HAAS signaling domain-containing protein — protein MINRYIYAVTQKLPQAQRKDIAEELRGLIEDMLDERAGSGEITDNDVEAVLLELGSPRKLADQYRGTKRYLIGPEIFDSYILVLKIVLIITAFVIGINFIIQAILNPVAILDHFIELIVGIVTGIPTAFGWTTFGFAIPEMAGAYKFKELSLESEWRPKDLPPVPDEKRQIKRGEAIAGIVFYAIFIVILAFSSEYFGVWRFSDEFTGVVPFLNEQTYGTYLLFIILIFGFGIIKECLKLVFGKWTYKLATYTLIVNLISLIAILFMISGPAFWNPNFMMELVEAGFLTTGSETYNIISKVWEQSTFWLLILLLAGLIWDVADGFIRARKK, from the coding sequence ATGATTAATCGGTATATTTATGCGGTTACCCAGAAGCTGCCACAAGCACAGCGAAAGGATATTGCCGAAGAACTCCGGGGCTTAATAGAAGATATGCTGGACGAACGTGCAGGTAGTGGAGAAATTACAGATAACGATGTTGAAGCTGTCTTGCTAGAATTAGGGAGTCCGAGAAAATTAGCAGATCAATACCGAGGTACAAAAAGATATTTAATCGGACCAGAGATTTTTGATTCCTATATTTTAGTGTTAAAGATTGTTCTTATAATTACAGCCTTTGTTATCGGAATTAATTTCATAATCCAAGCAATTCTAAATCCAGTTGCTATACTCGACCATTTTATTGAACTGATTGTCGGCATTGTAACAGGGATTCCAACAGCATTTGGCTGGACGACGTTTGGATTTGCGATTCCAGAGATGGCTGGAGCATATAAATTCAAGGAGTTATCGCTTGAATCAGAATGGAGACCAAAGGATCTGCCACCAGTACCAGATGAAAAAAGGCAAATAAAGCGAGGAGAAGCAATTGCTGGGATTGTTTTTTACGCTATTTTTATCGTCATTCTTGCGTTTTCAAGTGAATATTTTGGTGTTTGGCGATTCAGTGATGAATTTACTGGGGTCGTTCCATTTTTAAATGAACAAACATATGGTACGTATTTATTATTTATCATACTAATATTTGGGTTCGGGATTATAAAAGAATGTTTAAAGCTTGTATTTGGAAAATGGACATATAAGTTAGCAACTTATACGCTAATTGTAAATTTGATATCGCTCATAGCAATCTTATTTATGATAAGTGGACCAGCATTTTGGAATCCGAATTTCATGATGGAATTAGTAGAAGCGGGTTTCTTAACTACAGGCAGTGAAACATACAACATTATAAGTAAGGTCTGGGAGCAATCTACATTTTGGCTACTAATTTTACTGCTTGCAGGGTTAATTTGGGATGTGGCTGATGGCTTCATAAGAGCGAGAAAAAAATGA
- a CDS encoding YaiI/YqxD family protein encodes MKIYVDADACPVKNIIIEEGVRLEIPVTLVTSISHYSNADQPIGVETIYVDTGAEAADYRIMKLAKKGDIIVTQDYGLASLGLAKGCIVLHHKGFTYTNDNIDQLLQTRYLSAMARKSGKRTKGPKPFTDEDRNQFRNLLLETISRPEKY; translated from the coding sequence ATGAAAATTTATGTTGATGCCGATGCTTGTCCAGTAAAGAATATTATTATCGAAGAAGGAGTAAGATTAGAAATTCCAGTCACATTAGTCACAAGCATTTCGCATTATTCTAATGCAGATCAACCAATTGGTGTGGAGACAATCTACGTTGATACAGGTGCAGAAGCTGCAGATTACCGAATTATGAAGCTCGCCAAAAAGGGTGATATCATCGTGACACAAGATTACGGTCTTGCATCACTTGGACTTGCAAAGGGATGCATCGTCCTTCATCATAAAGGATTTACCTATACAAACGACAATATTGACCAGCTTTTACAAACTCGGTACTTGAGTGCGATGGCGAGAAAAAGCGGCAAACGCACAAAAGGCCCAAAGCCTTTTACAGACGAGGATCGCAATCAGTTCAGGAACTTATTATTAGAGACGATATCGAGACCAGAGAAATATTAG
- a CDS encoding ATP-binding cassette domain-containing protein, with protein sequence MNVIECEGITKKQGRLKALDELSFTIKENTITGLIGRNGAGKTTLLKILAGFWQETNGTVKVFDERPFNNLLVSANAIYVDDQMQFSNRLTLSDILHEAGRFYGNWDAELARRLFNYFSFHPKQVHMHLSKGKKSTFNMIIGLASRCALTMFDEPTTGMDASVRSDFYRALLKDYLAYPRTIIISSHHLEEIEDLLEDVLLIDQGRKYLHLPMDELKEYALGLTGRTEMVIQWTANHEVIHTRQIGNDLTYSVVKNANLQLDKARQLGIEVSKVSASELCVLLTNKTKGGIDDVFK encoded by the coding sequence GTGAACGTGATTGAGTGTGAAGGGATAACGAAGAAGCAAGGGAGACTAAAGGCATTAGATGAATTGTCATTTACAATTAAGGAGAATACGATTACAGGTCTAATCGGAAGAAATGGCGCAGGGAAGACAACATTATTAAAGATATTGGCTGGCTTTTGGCAGGAAACGAATGGTACTGTAAAGGTTTTCGATGAGCGCCCCTTTAATAATCTCCTTGTATCTGCCAATGCAATCTATGTTGATGATCAAATGCAGTTTTCAAATCGGCTAACATTATCAGATATTTTACATGAAGCGGGCAGATTTTATGGTAATTGGGATGCTGAACTTGCACGACGCCTTTTTAACTATTTTTCCTTTCATCCAAAACAGGTCCATATGCATTTGTCTAAAGGGAAAAAGAGTACGTTTAATATGATTATTGGTTTGGCCTCACGGTGTGCGTTAACAATGTTTGATGAACCTACAACTGGAATGGATGCTTCCGTAAGAAGTGATTTTTATCGAGCGCTTCTAAAAGATTACCTTGCATATCCTCGGACGATTATTATTTCCAGCCACCATCTCGAGGAGATAGAAGATTTACTGGAGGATGTGCTACTGATTGATCAAGGGAGAAAGTATTTGCATCTGCCAATGGATGAATTAAAGGAATATGCTCTTGGATTAACTGGTAGGACAGAAATGGTAATCCAATGGACAGCAAATCACGAGGTGATTCATACCCGCCAGATTGGAAATGATTTGACTTATTCCGTTGTGAAAAATGCTAATCTGCAACTTGATAAAGCTAGACAGCTTGGGATTGAGGTTTCGAAAGTATCCGCCAGTGAATTATGTGTACTGCTGACAAATAAAACAAAAGGGGGTATTGATGATGTCTTTAAATAG